In Sinorhizobium numidicum, the following proteins share a genomic window:
- a CDS encoding ABC transporter ATP-binding protein codes for MSALIEAEKLTRVLPETVPVTLVSNVTLSIGENEFVAITGPSGSGKSSLLYLLGLLDRPTAGTLRIAGRDTEPMDERERAATRLSTLGFVFQFHFLLPEFTARENVEIPMRRLGRLKRAQMRERSGELLTSLGLGDHLEKRPDQLSGGQRQRVAVARALANDPALILADEPTGSLDSRSSEQVFKILESLVRDRGKTVVAVTHDLDMAARMDRRIELIDGKIS; via the coding sequence ATGAGTGCGCTGATCGAGGCCGAGAAGCTGACGCGCGTGCTGCCGGAGACGGTTCCCGTCACACTGGTCAGCAATGTCACGCTTTCGATCGGCGAAAATGAGTTCGTCGCAATCACCGGACCATCAGGGTCCGGCAAGTCCTCGCTCCTCTACCTGCTCGGCCTGCTTGACCGGCCGACCGCAGGCACCCTGAGGATCGCCGGCCGCGACACCGAGCCCATGGACGAGCGCGAGCGCGCAGCCACACGGCTTTCCACGCTCGGCTTCGTGTTCCAGTTCCACTTTCTGTTGCCAGAGTTCACCGCGCGCGAGAACGTCGAGATCCCAATGCGCAGGCTCGGGCGGCTCAAGCGGGCGCAGATGCGGGAGCGGTCCGGCGAGTTGCTCACATCGCTGGGGCTTGGCGACCATCTGGAGAAGCGACCCGACCAGCTTTCGGGCGGGCAACGCCAGCGTGTCGCGGTCGCGCGCGCGCTCGCCAACGATCCGGCGCTGATCCTCGCCGACGAGCCGACAGGTAGCCTCGACAGCCGCAGCTCCGAACAAGTCTTCAAGATCCTCGAAAGCCTAGTGCGCGACCGCGGTAAGACGGTCGTGGCGGTGACACACGATCTCGATATGGCCGCGCGCATGGACCGGCGGATCGAGCTTATTGACGGCAAGATCAGCTAG
- a CDS encoding choline sulfate utilization transcriptional regulator, translating to MRERSVDLGWMRLFVEVGKRGNLSSAALALGMSQPAMSYQIRRIEEQIGVELLRRVHRGVELTPAGQKLLEIALRAVREIDDTVRGFRADRERATIRLLTDYAFSSLWLMPRMHAFRLLYPELDIQIVATQRLQRELLRENDIAVAFGAQRDFGVDAILLLPEVVAPVCTPAFAEQNGPFTDPSALAKSTLIHLDTSSLSPWFEWATYFAHFKTVRDAQSGHVDLSFNTYALVVQAAIGGQGIAIGWRGLVDAHISSGLLVTVGPTLEAPERGYWLVRPDRADQPVDRLGSWLIQEAKAVAEPPAFSS from the coding sequence ATGCGAGAACGATCGGTGGATTTGGGCTGGATGCGCCTGTTCGTCGAGGTAGGCAAACGGGGCAACCTGAGCTCTGCTGCGCTTGCGCTTGGTATGTCGCAGCCAGCGATGAGCTATCAGATTCGACGCATAGAGGAGCAGATCGGAGTAGAACTGTTGAGGCGCGTCCACCGCGGCGTTGAGCTCACGCCCGCGGGCCAAAAACTCCTTGAGATCGCACTGCGAGCGGTCCGGGAAATCGACGATACGGTTCGCGGCTTTCGCGCGGACCGGGAGCGTGCAACTATTCGATTGCTGACAGATTACGCATTCTCTTCGCTCTGGCTGATGCCTCGAATGCACGCGTTCCGTCTGCTTTACCCGGAGCTGGATATCCAAATCGTCGCCACGCAAAGGCTTCAGCGGGAACTCCTGAGGGAGAACGACATAGCAGTCGCTTTCGGGGCGCAGCGCGATTTCGGCGTGGACGCCATCCTGCTTTTGCCAGAAGTTGTCGCGCCAGTGTGCACACCCGCTTTTGCTGAACAAAACGGGCCGTTCACCGACCCTTCAGCGCTCGCAAAATCGACCCTGATTCATCTCGATACCTCATCACTCTCGCCCTGGTTCGAGTGGGCCACGTATTTCGCGCACTTCAAGACCGTAAGAGACGCACAGTCGGGCCACGTCGACCTGAGCTTCAACACTTACGCGCTTGTTGTGCAGGCCGCGATCGGAGGTCAGGGGATCGCGATCGGGTGGAGAGGTCTGGTGGACGCTCATATTTCCTCCGGCCTTCTGGTGACCGTTGGACCTACTCTTGAGGCTCCAGAACGCGGCTATTGGCTGGTCCGGCCAGATCGGGCGGACCAGCCTGTTGATCGTCTCGGCAGCTGGTTGATACAGGAGGCAAAGGCAGTCGCCGAGCCTCCAGCATTTTCGTCCTGA
- the choX gene encoding choline ABC transporter substrate-binding protein, with product MKRNSAFAGLALGLLLSVTGTEAARAADDDTCKVIRMSDPGWTDITATNAVASLLLDALGYEADIKTLSVPIGYESMKNKEIDVFLGNWMPAQKAFIEDLKKADAVEIVNRNLEGAKFTLAVPSYVTKRGIKDFADLQKHGDEFEHKIYGIEAGAPANASIQKMIDANDFGLGEWELVESSEQAMLSQVDRAAKDEAPIVFLAWAPHPMNDRFEISYLSGGDAYFGPNYGGAEVYTLARSGWTKMCPNAAAFFRKLSFDIGMENALMGKILEGEDAKEAATAWLKEHPQSLDNWLTGITTFDGGPGLDSVKASLGL from the coding sequence ATGAAGAGAAATTCTGCTTTCGCCGGTCTTGCGCTGGGTCTCCTTCTCTCGGTCACCGGCACGGAAGCGGCTCGCGCGGCGGATGACGACACCTGCAAGGTGATCCGAATGTCGGATCCGGGTTGGACCGATATTACCGCAACAAATGCTGTTGCGAGCCTGCTGCTCGACGCGCTCGGCTATGAGGCGGACATCAAGACGTTGTCAGTTCCGATCGGCTACGAGTCGATGAAGAACAAGGAGATCGACGTTTTCCTCGGCAACTGGATGCCGGCGCAGAAGGCGTTCATCGAAGATCTGAAGAAGGCCGATGCCGTTGAAATCGTGAACCGCAACCTCGAAGGAGCGAAATTCACGCTGGCGGTACCTTCATACGTCACTAAAAGAGGCATCAAAGACTTCGCCGACCTTCAGAAGCATGGCGATGAGTTCGAGCACAAGATCTACGGCATCGAGGCGGGTGCGCCGGCCAATGCCAGCATTCAAAAAATGATCGATGCCAACGACTTCGGACTTGGAGAATGGGAGCTGGTGGAGTCCAGTGAGCAGGCGATGCTTTCCCAGGTGGACCGAGCGGCCAAGGACGAGGCACCAATTGTCTTTCTCGCATGGGCACCACACCCCATGAACGATCGGTTTGAGATTTCATACCTTTCTGGCGGCGACGCCTATTTCGGACCGAATTATGGGGGCGCTGAGGTTTACACCCTTGCCCGGTCCGGTTGGACGAAGATGTGTCCCAACGCGGCTGCCTTCTTCAGAAAGCTGTCGTTCGATATCGGGATGGAAAATGCGCTGATGGGAAAAATCCTTGAAGGCGAAGATGCCAAAGAGGCGGCAACAGCTTGGCTGAAGGAGCACCCACAGTCGCTCGACAACTGGCTGACGGGCATAACGACCTTCGATGGCGGTCCTGGACTGGATAGCGTCAAGGCATCTCTCGGACTCTAG